The following proteins come from a genomic window of Gimesia chilikensis:
- a CDS encoding heavy-metal-associated domain-containing protein — MYRLLTCVALALAVYSTSSLWAADDTVSANTIKTTITLQVLTCEGCAKNIAAELSEVPGVGGVKTDVKSKTATVTPKVNAILSPLQLWEAVEKAGKTPVKLTGPSGTFTSKPKM, encoded by the coding sequence ATCGTTTGTTAACTTGTGTCGCGCTGGCCTTGGCCGTTTATTCAACGAGTTCCTTGTGGGCGGCTGACGACACTGTAAGTGCCAACACCATAAAAACGACTATCACCTTGCAGGTGCTGACGTGCGAAGGCTGCGCCAAGAATATTGCCGCAGAATTGTCCGAAGTGCCCGGAGTGGGCGGTGTCAAGACGGACGTGAAGTCCAAGACTGCAACCGTCACTCCCAAGGTCAATGCGATACTCTCGCCGCTGCAACTGTGGGAAGCCGTTGAGAAGGCCGGTAAAACACCAGTCAAGCTTACAGGCCCCAGTGGAACCTTTACATCTAAACCGAAGATGTGA